A single Drechmeria coniospora strain ARSEF 6962 chromosome 03, whole genome shotgun sequence DNA region contains:
- a CDS encoding synthase translates to MLDSTIPKGQFDSIPDSIEAFRRGEFLVVLDDPGRENEADLIIAAQDVTTEQMAWMVRYSSGLICAPIKANRAEALELPPMVSVSQDPRGTAYTVSVDANDESVTTGISAHDRSLVCRVLADPSATAASLRRPGHVLPLRAHPGGVRARAGHTEAALEFCRLAGKAEAAAICEVVEDGDEVPGRAVRAATDMMRGEDCIQFARKWGLNVCTIADLVDHVEKTEGKLQVNGS, encoded by the exons ATGCTCGACTCCACGATACCCAAGGGTCAATTTGACTCCATCCCCGACTCCATCGAGGCCTTTC GAAGGGGCGagttcctcgtcgtcctcgacgatccCGGTCGTGAAAACGAAGCCGAtctcatcatcgccgcccagGACGTCACCACGGAGCAGATGGCCTGGATGGTCCGTTACTCCTCCGGCCTAATCTGCGCTCCCATCAAGGCGAACCgggccgaggcgctcgagctgCCGCCCATGGTCTCCGTCAGCCAGGACCCCCGCGGAACGGCCTACACCGTCTCGgtcgacgccaacgacgAGTCCGTCACTACGGGCATCAGCGCCCACGACCGCTCCCTCGTTTgccgcgtcctcgccgacccttccgccacggccgcgaGCCTCCGCCGTCCCGGCCACGTCCTGCCCCTCAGGGCGCACCCTGGCGGCGTGAGGGCCCGAGCCGGCCACACCGAGGCGGCCCTCGAGTTCTGCCGGCTGGCGggcaaggccgaggccgccgccatctgcgaagtcgtcgaggatggcgacgaggtccccggccgcgccgtccgTGCCGCCACCGACATGATGAGGGGAGAGGACTGCATTCAGTTCGCCCGCAAGTGGGGGCTGAATGTCTGCACCATCGCCGACCTTGTCGACCACGTCGAGAAGACCGAGGGAAAGCTGCAGGTGAACGGCTCCTGA